The following DNA comes from Occultella kanbiaonis.
GAGCTCACCGGGCCGCTGTGCGACGCCATCACCGGCCGCACCGACGGGCACGCCACCCTCGCAGCCCTCGAGCGCGCCAACCTGTTCGTGATCCCGCTCGACGACGAGAGGCGCTGGTACCGCTATCACCACCTGTTCGGCACCGCCCTCATGGCCCGGCTCACCGCGCATGACCCGGACCGGGTGGCGCGGCTGCACCGGGCGGCGGCGGCCTGGTATGCGGGTCAGGGCAGGCTGGCCGACGGCGTCCCGCACGCTCTCGCGGGCGGCGACCCCGAGCTGGCGGCCGAGTTGGTCGACCTGGCCGTCCCGGGACTGCGGCGCCGACGCGAGGACCGCGCCCTGCGGGACTGGACCCGCGCGCTGCCCGGGGACGCCGCCCGCCGCCGGCCGTTGCTCGCCGCGTCACTGGCCTGGGCGTACCTGTCCGAGGGGAACCTCGCCGGCGTCGAGACGTGGCTGGACGCCGCCGAAGAAGCGATGCGCTCCGACCGCTCGGCCGGCCCGGACGGCGGCGTGCTTCCGGCAGACCTCCTCCGTGACCGTGAGAACGAACTGCAGGCCCTGCCCTCCCTGCTCGCGGTCTACCGGGCCTCCATCGCCCAGGCCAGCGGTGACATCACCAGCACGGTCGCGCACGCCCGGCGCGCCCTCGAACTGGCCGGCGAGGATCACATGTCGCGGGCCGCCGCGGCGGGCTTCCTCGGCATGGCGGCGTGGGCCGCCGGTGACCTCCCGACCGCCGTCGACATCTTCGCCGAGGCGGTCCGCAGCATGCGTGCCGCCGGGAACGTCGCCGACTCCCTCGGCGCCACCGTCGTCCTGGCCGAGCTGTGGTTGGGTCAGGGCCGGCCCGACGAGGCCGAGCGCCTGTACCGCCGCGCCCTCGAGACCGCCGAGCAGCACCCGGGGCTGTCGACCACCGGTGACCTGCACGTCGGCCTGGCGGGTGTGCTCTGCGAGCGGGGTGACCTCGACGGCGCGGCGCGGCACCTCCACACGGCCAGGGACCTCGGCGAGGCAGCATCCCTGCTGGAGAACCGGCACCGCTGGTTCACCGCGAGCGCCGGCGTACGTCGTGCACGTGGCGACTGCGACGGTGCGGTCGACCTGCTCGACGCTGCCGAACCGCTCTTCATGCCGGGCTTCTTCCCCGATGTCCACCCGATCCCGGCGGCTCGCACGCGCATCCGGATCGCGCAGGGCAGGCTGGACGACGCCCGCGCCTGGGCCCGCACGCACCACCTCACAGCCGACGCCGAACCCGCCTACCTGGACGAGTTCGACCAGCTCACCCTGGCCAGGCTCGAGGTCGCCGACGCCCGGCCCGACGGCGGGGCTGCTTCGTTGCGCGACGTCACCGACCGGTTGGGTCGCCTCGCGTCGGCCGCCGAGTCGGCCGGGCGGACCGGCAGCGTCATCGACGCGCTCGTCGTGCGCGCGCTCGCACGGCACGCGGCCGGCGACCTCAACGCCGCGCTCAGCGACCTCGGACGTGCCCTGACGCTCGGCGTGCCGGCCGGGTACCGGCGACTGTTCCTCGACGAGGGCGAGCCGATGCTCGAACTGCTGCGGGCCGCCGTCGCCCGCCCCGACCGGGCCGCACCGGCGCGCGAACTCCTGGACGCCGTCGGGCAGGACGCTGCAAGCGAAGCGGCGCCGGCCGCCGAACCCCGCGACGACCAGCTCAGCGACCGTGAACTCGAGGTGCTGCGCCTGCTCGCGACCGACCTGACCGGCCCCGAGATCGCCCAGCGGCTGTTCGTCTCCGTCAACACCCTGCGCACCCACACGAAGCACATCTTCACCAAGCTCGGCGTGAACACTCGCCGCGCCGCCGTCCGGCGGGCCACCGAACAGGGTCATCTCTAGCCGCACCTCTGCGGCTCGGACGATCACCACCTCGATCACATCGTCTGGTGATGTGCCCTCACCACCTCGCTCCATAGCGTCTGGAACATCGCCGGACTCCCCCGGCCCGGATCACACGGAGCACACCATGACCATCACCAGCACGGGCCTGACCAAGGCCGCCGGCGTCGCGGCAGCGACCGCTGGAGCCATCTTCGTCGCCGTCCAGATCAACCACCCGCCGATGGTCGCCGCCTCGGTGGAGACCACCGAGTGGGTCGTCCGGTCCACGGCCAAGGCGGTGATGTCGGCGCTCGCACTGGCCGGCATCACCGGCATGTATCTGCACACCCGCCGCCGCGCCGGCTGGCTCGGCCTGGTCGGCTACCTGCTCTTCGCCGCCGGATACCTGGCCATGTTCGCCACCGAGGTCATCGCTGCGACCGTTCTGCCGACGGTGGTCGGCGTCCAGCCCGGGTACGTCAACGACGTGCTCGTCTCGGCCGCCGGCGGCACCCCCGCCGGTGACATCGGCGGCCTGCAGACCCTGCTGAACCTCTCCGGCGTCGGGTACCTGCTCGGCGGGCTCACGTTCGGCATCGCGCTGTTCCGCGCCGGCATCCTGGCCCGCTGGGCGACCATCCTGCTCGCCGTCGGCGCTGTCGGCACCGCCGCCCTCGCCGTGCTGCCCGAGGGCTTCAACCGGCCGCTCGCAGTCCCGGTCGGCATCGCGCTGATCGGCCTCGGCGTCTCGCTCTGGCGCTGCGTGGACCGCTCCCCCGCCCCGACGGCCTCCCTCGCCCCGGTCCGTGAGCCTGCGGTCCCATGAACTCCGCAGCAATGACCAGAGCCCGGCCGGTCGGCTCGCCATCCCGGGCGGCCGGCTGGCCGGTCCCGGTCGCCCTCATCGCGCTGAGCGCGATCCCACTCGCCGCCGGCACCCTCCGACTCGTCCAGCTCGCCGGCGGGCCGGAGTCGATCCCGGCCGACGCACGGTTCGCGGCCTCCACCGCGCCATTGGTCGTCCACATCGTCGGCGCCGCCCTGTACGCCCTGGTGGGTGCCTTCCAGTTCGTGCCGAGGCTGCGGCGGGGCCACCTCAGCTGGCACCGGCGCGCCGGCCGCGTGCTGGCGGTAGCCGGCCTGCTGGTCGCCGGGTCCGCGCTGTGGATGACGCTGCTGTACACGGCCAAGCCCGGCACCGGAGACCTCCTGTACGTGTTGCGGCTCGTCTTCGCCAGCGCGATGGCCGCGTTCCTCGTCCTCGGCTTCGCGGCCGTGCGGCGCCGTGACATCCGCGCCCACCGCGCCTGGATGATCCGTGCCTACGCGATCGGTCTGGCTGCCGGCACCCAGGCCTTCACCGAGGGCATCAGCATCGCCGTTCTCGGCGCCGGGGAACTCACGGGTGACCTGGCCAAGGGTGCCGGCTGGGTGATCAACCTCGCTGTGGCGGAGTGGCTCATCCGCAGGCGCGTCCGTCCCGCGCGTCGGTCGCGCCGCGACGGCCACCGCGGACAGGTCGCTCGGGCAGGGGTTCTGACATGAGCGCCGCCGGACCCAGCACCTACGAACTGCACGTCGAGGGCCACCTCGACGATCACTGGTCCAACGTGCTAGGCGGCCTGGCCATCACGCGCCATGGCGACGGCACCAGCACCCTGGCCGGACCGATCGCCGATCAGACCCAACTGCATGCCGTGCTTGCCACGCTGCGCGACATCGGCGCCACCATCCTCTCGCTCGGCCTCACCGAGGCTCGCCCGGAGAATTCCCGGTGACCACCGTGAACCCTTGGTGTTACGTTCCGGCCCATGGGCAGGAGGAACTATCTGATCGAAGGCCTCTCCGGCACCGGCAAGACCTCCGTGTGCGACGAGTTGCAGCGGCGCGGACACCACGCCATCCATGGCGACCGGGAGCTTGCCTACCGGGGAGACCCGGAGACAGGCGAACCGGTGGCGGGCTTCGGACACGAGCACCACATCTGGGACGTCGACAAGGTGAAGGCACTGGTCGCCGACCGGGACCACGCCGCGACCTTCTTCTGCGGCGGCTCCCGGAACTTCTCGAAGTTCATCGACCTGTTCGACGGCGTCTTCGTCCTGCACGTCGACCTCGCCACCCTGAACCGGCGTCTCGACGAGCGCCCGGACCAGGACTGGGGCGGCGGACAGCCGACGGAACGCGATCGTATCGTTCAGTGGCACCAGACGAACGGGGACGTCCCGGCGAACGGCGTGGCCATCGACGCCACCGCGCCGATCACGCAGGTCGTTGACGACATCCTTCGTCGATGCCGGAGGCGAGCCGCTCGGTGAAGTTCACGCGACGCTCGCCCGCGCCGCCGGCACCGCGGCCGTCGTGCGGAAGTCGCGGTTCCATCGCAGCAGCGGGGTGCTCTCCTGATGGACGCTGCCACGGATGACCTCCCCGACCAGGAGGAACTGGTCGTTCACCGGCACCACCGTATGGCTCCGCGCCCACAGCGTCACGAGTGCATCGGGCAGCCAGAGCGGCCCTTCCGGTGAGGACTGCGCCCCCGTCGCAGCGAGCGCATCGAGGCGTTCGGCGTGCGAGGTGCGGGCGGTGAGCACTCGCACCATCGGCAGGTGCTGCGTGCCGAGCACCGACACGGCCCAGGTCGCCCCGCCGGTGATGACCGGAAGGGCGTCCCGGCTCCCGCCGACGGACAGGGCGATGGTGAACGGGTCCACCGAGGCAGTCAGCACCGACGCGGCGACGAAGAACCTGTCGCGGGCGCCGTCGTGGACGGACACGAACGTCACTCCGCTCCCGTAGAGGGCGAAGCTGTCATAGAGCGAGGGCACGTGCTGCTGGGTCACTCCGGCTGCGCGATGACCACTCACCTGGTGACGGCGGCGAACCGGGTCGCCACGTCGGCCCAGTTCGCGATCTCCCAGAAGGCCTTCACGTAGTCCGCGCGCACGTTCCGGTAGTCCAGGTAGTAGGCGTGTTCCCACACGTCCAGCTGCAGCAGCGGCGTCACGCCGAGCGGGGCGTTGCCCTGCTGGTCGAACAACTGGAACACCACGGGCTTCGCGCCCAGGCGATCCCAGGCGAGCACTGCCCATCCGGACCCTTGCACCCCCAGCGCGGTCGCGCTGAAGTGCGCCTTGAACGCCTCGAACGAACCGAAGTGGTCCTCGATCGCCGCGGCGAGTTCACCTTCGGGAGCTCCGCCACCGTCCGGGGAGAGGTTCTGCCAGAACACGCTGTGGTTGAGGTGCCCGCCCAGGTTGAACGCGAGGTCCTTCTCCAGCTTGTTCACGTTCGCGAAGTTTCCCGTGGCCCGGGCCTCCTCGAGTTGCTCCAGGGTGGTGTTCGCGCCGGTGACGTAGGCCTGGTGGTGCTTGGAGTGGTGCAACTCCATCACCTCCGCCGAGATATGCGGGGCGAGCGCGGAGTAGTCGTAGGGCAGCTCGGGCAGCGAGTACGTGGTCATGGACGATCCTTTCGAGTGGTCGTCCCTCGACGGTAGAACCTCAACCGCAGTTGAGATCAAGTCCGGGGATGGACGACCGCGAACGATGCGAACCCGGGCGCCGCGGGGTGCCGCAAAAAGACGATGCGACGATGCGCCGGGGCGGGGAGACTGCAGGAAGAACTCCGCCGGTCGGATCGTCACCCGCGACGATCTGGCTGCGCGCCCACCCACTCCGTTCCACGCATCGTGACCCACATGAGGAGCCCTCAGCATGACGAACGAGAACGAACGCGGCTACGCGATCGCCCATTTGGAGGACGTCGAGGTCGGACCGGACATCCTTGAGTACATGTCGCGCATCGAGTCCACGTTCGCCCCGTTCGGCGGCGACTGGCTCGTCCACGGAACGCTCCCGCAGGTCCTCGAGGGGCCCGTGCCGGGCAACATCGTCATCATCGAGTTCCCGAGCCCTGACGCGGCACATCGCTGGTACGCCTCACCCGCCTATCAGGAGATCGTCGGGCTGCGGGTCGCGCACTCACGTTCCACGCTCGCGGTGCTGACCGGGGTCAAGCCGGGCTACCGCGCCGAGACAACCGTCGCCGCGCTACGGGCGGCCGCGGCGGAGTCCTCCGGCTGACGCCTTCCGGCACGACGTCGACCTCCATTCCTCGAACCGTGCGCATGGTCCGGCCTCCGCCTGCGGTGCTAGCGTGGTCGGGCGCACTTTGGGTGCCACCCGTCCGCGGGAAGGGCCGAGCCCACCCGATCTCCCCCTCGAGTTGACCAACGGTCTCTCTTGCCGAGCAGCGGACGTCGGCGTCACGGAGGGAACCGTCATGACCGACCACGCAACCATCCCCGAGCACATCGACCTCGACCAGGCCCGCAAGCGAGCCCGGGAACTCCTCACCGAACTGCGCCGTCACGAGCCGGCCACCAGGCTCGCCGAGGCCCAGCACCGGATCGCGCAGGGACTCGGGTTCAGCACCTGGCCGGCGCTGGTCCGCGCCACCGAGCGCTTCGCCCCGGCCACGCCGGACAGCCTCGCGTGGCACCGCATCACCCGGGTGTCGATCGTGTGCTTCCGCACCGACCCGGACGCCGAGTCCGGCGCCGTCGTCGCCCTTTACCGGCACGACGGCGGGTGGCTGCTCCCGAGTGACCGTCGCCTTCCCGGGGAGGACGTCTGGGACGACAGCGTGCTGCGGATCCCCCTGGCGCGGATGGGGTTCCGGCGTCAGGGCACCCACCTGCTCGCCGTCGATGCCAGCCGTCGCCACTGTGTGTTCTGGGTGGACGGGGACCCCTACCAGGGTGAGCGCACCCACCGCGGTGACGTGCAGTGGTGGACCGGCGGCGCCGATGCTGCGGCCGAGCTGCTGGAGGCCCAGGGAGACGGCGCGCTGGCCCGGCTCGTGCTGGCAGCGGACGAGGCTCGCCGCACGATCACCTACGACCAGGTGGTCGCCGACACCCGGCGCACCCTGGTCGGCCCCTACCTGCGTGCGGACACCCCGCAGGGCGGGTCCGGCTTCGGCGGCACCGCCCGCGACTGGCACGACGCCCGTGGCGTGCTCGCCGCCGCCCTCGATACCGGTCGGGCTTCGAGCACCTTCCTCGACCTCGCGTGCGCCAACGGGCACCTCGCGGTCAGCATGGTCGGCTGGGCTGCCGACCGGGGCGTCGAGGTCGTCCCGTACGGCGTCGACATCGCCCCCGAACTCGTCGAACGGGCCCGGGACCTCCATCCCGAGCTCGCCGACCACTTCTGGATCGGCGACGCGCTGACGTGGCGACACCCCGACGGCCAGCAGTTCGACCTGGTCCACATGCTGCTCGACGTGATCCCGGACAACCGGCACGCACAACTGATCGACCACCTGCTGGCAGAGGTGGTCGCTCCGGGCGGCCGACTGCTGCTGAGTCAGTACGGTCCGGTACGGCCGGCGCTGGCCCCGGAGGCCGTCGTCGAGCGTCTCGGTCACCGGGTGGCCGGACGGTGCCGCCCGCCGCAGCGGCGCAGCCGTCCTGACCCGGGCCGGGCGAGCGTGTGGCTCGAGCGGACCTGACAGTGCGTGTCCGGCCAGTTCACGTTCGCGAAGGTCCCCGTGGCCCGGGCCTCCTCGAGTCGCTCCAGGGGTGTTCGCGCCGGTGACGTCGGCCTGATGGTGCGTGGAGCACGCGACGCCCGGCACTCAGGCCAGCCGGATCCGCAGCGTCGCCGGACTGCCCGACTCCCTGGCGTCGATATTGATGTTCACGCCCGGTGCCGACGCCGCCCGCACCTGCTGCAGGCCGAACGCAAGCGCCTCGCCGGTTCCGGCGGCAGCGCGGACATACTCGGTGACGTCCACCGTGTAAGCCGTGACCGCCGTGTCGAGGCTGACGGACCCGAGTTGCTCGGTCATCGGTGGTCGGTTGTTCCACGTCAGGGCTCGCTCGCCCCAGTCTGCGCTCGTCCCGAACACGCCGACCGTGGCGGCGGGGGTGCCGTCGGTGACGCGGCCGCTGATCTGCAGCTCGGCTGAGACGAAGTCAGCGGTCTCGGGGCCGGGAAAGCGCAGGTATGCCTCCCGGTGGTAGTCGGCGCTGTTGTCATTCTTCAGGGCGAGGGCGGCGGTGGTTCCGGTGTTCACGTCCGCGAACGACCCGGAGCGCACGAACGTGTCGGCGTCGGTGGCGATCACCTGGAGCCTGGGATCGTTCACCGTGAGTTCCGCGAGCGCCCACCGCAACTGACGCTCGAACTCCACCACGGTCACCACCCGGGTACTTCCGATACCGACGGCGTTCAGCAGGCCATCGGCGCTGACCGATGCGACCTGCGGGTCCAGGGTGAGCCACTCCCAGGTGGCCGCCGCCGGGTCGATGGTCGCGCCCGTGGAGAGGTAGGCGGTCGCGCTCGCCCGGGCGTCACCACCGACGTTCAACTGCCCCGGAGCCTGCAGTTCCACCCGGTCGAACTGCACGGGTGGGTCGGGCAGGGTCATCGGATGACCCGGCACGCCGAACTCCGCGACGCTGTTCCAGGCGTTGGTCGAGTTGCCGTAGCCGGTGTAGCGGACGTACCGGGCCTGCACGCTCGCGAACGTGAACGTCTCCTGTCCGCCCGAAGTACCCGAGACCTGGTCGGCCAGCACGCTCACCCAACCATCGCCGTCGGACACTTCGATACCGAAGAACGACGCCCGGCGATCGCCCTGATACCAAGCGATCTCGACCGCACTCACGGCGACCACTTCTCCGAGGTCCAGGCGGATCCACTCACCGGTCCCCTGTGACGACCAGCGCGTGTTCAGGTCACCGTCGAGCACGTTGACCGGGAGATTGCCGTCGTGGCCGCTGGCCACCACCGCCTCGCCGGGGCGCAGATCGGAGACCGGCGCCTC
Coding sequences within:
- a CDS encoding LuxR C-terminal-related transcriptional regulator encodes the protein MPLLGTKLHVPSPRRELVARSRLTDRLRTPDGAAPRLVLVAAPAGFGKTTLLSQWLAGAASTRVAWLSLDAADADPRRFLTHLLAAVQRTSPETGAEAMALLDATGATVPTEQVLVGLVNDLDALPGHTVIALDDYHVIDDEPVHEAMTFLLDNLPPQVTLAITTRSDPPLPLPRLRARGELLELRSADLRFTETEATTFLTDVMGLDLQPHHITALEARTEGWAAGLQLAALSARARSDAEAGDLDGFVDAFAGSHRFVLDYLMEEVVDAQPDHVRAFLFDTSVLGELTGPLCDAITGRTDGHATLAALERANLFVIPLDDERRWYRYHHLFGTALMARLTAHDPDRVARLHRAAAAWYAGQGRLADGVPHALAGGDPELAAELVDLAVPGLRRRREDRALRDWTRALPGDAARRRPLLAASLAWAYLSEGNLAGVETWLDAAEEAMRSDRSAGPDGGVLPADLLRDRENELQALPSLLAVYRASIAQASGDITSTVAHARRALELAGEDHMSRAAAAGFLGMAAWAAGDLPTAVDIFAEAVRSMRAAGNVADSLGATVVLAELWLGQGRPDEAERLYRRALETAEQHPGLSTTGDLHVGLAGVLCERGDLDGAARHLHTARDLGEAASLLENRHRWFTASAGVRRARGDCDGAVDLLDAAEPLFMPGFFPDVHPIPAARTRIRIAQGRLDDARAWARTHHLTADAEPAYLDEFDQLTLARLEVADARPDGGAASLRDVTDRLGRLASAAESAGRTGSVIDALVVRALARHAAGDLNAALSDLGRALTLGVPAGYRRLFLDEGEPMLELLRAAVARPDRAAPARELLDAVGQDAASEAAPAAEPRDDQLSDRELEVLRLLATDLTGPEIAQRLFVSVNTLRTHTKHIFTKLGVNTRRAAVRRATEQGHL
- a CDS encoding DUF2306 domain-containing protein, producing MNSAAMTRARPVGSPSRAAGWPVPVALIALSAIPLAAGTLRLVQLAGGPESIPADARFAASTAPLVVHIVGAALYALVGAFQFVPRLRRGHLSWHRRAGRVLAVAGLLVAGSALWMTLLYTAKPGTGDLLYVLRLVFASAMAAFLVLGFAAVRRRDIRAHRAWMIRAYAIGLAAGTQAFTEGISIAVLGAGELTGDLAKGAGWVINLAVAEWLIRRRVRPARRSRRDGHRGQVARAGVLT
- a CDS encoding AAA family ATPase, giving the protein MGRRNYLIEGLSGTGKTSVCDELQRRGHHAIHGDRELAYRGDPETGEPVAGFGHEHHIWDVDKVKALVADRDHAATFFCGGSRNFSKFIDLFDGVFVLHVDLATLNRRLDERPDQDWGGGQPTERDRIVQWHQTNGDVPANGVAIDATAPITQVVDDILRRCRRRAAR
- a CDS encoding flavin reductase family protein, translating into MTQQHVPSLYDSFALYGSGVTFVSVHDGARDRFFVAASVLTASVDPFTIALSVGGSRDALPVITGGATWAVSVLGTQHLPMVRVLTARTSHAERLDALAATGAQSSPEGPLWLPDALVTLWARSHTVVPVNDQFLLVGEVIRGSVHQESTPLLRWNRDFRTTAAVPAARASVA
- a CDS encoding superoxide dismutase, whose product is MTTYSLPELPYDYSALAPHISAEVMELHHSKHHQAYVTGANTTLEQLEEARATGNFANVNKLEKDLAFNLGGHLNHSVFWQNLSPDGGGAPEGELAAAIEDHFGSFEAFKAHFSATALGVQGSGWAVLAWDRLGAKPVVFQLFDQQGNAPLGVTPLLQLDVWEHAYYLDYRNVRADYVKAFWEIANWADVATRFAAVTR
- a CDS encoding DUF1330 domain-containing protein translates to MTNENERGYAIAHLEDVEVGPDILEYMSRIESTFAPFGGDWLVHGTLPQVLEGPVPGNIVIIEFPSPDAAHRWYASPAYQEIVGLRVAHSRSTLAVLTGVKPGYRAETTVAALRAAAAESSG
- a CDS encoding class I SAM-dependent methyltransferase, which codes for MTDHATIPEHIDLDQARKRARELLTELRRHEPATRLAEAQHRIAQGLGFSTWPALVRATERFAPATPDSLAWHRITRVSIVCFRTDPDAESGAVVALYRHDGGWLLPSDRRLPGEDVWDDSVLRIPLARMGFRRQGTHLLAVDASRRHCVFWVDGDPYQGERTHRGDVQWWTGGADAAAELLEAQGDGALARLVLAADEARRTITYDQVVADTRRTLVGPYLRADTPQGGSGFGGTARDWHDARGVLAAALDTGRASSTFLDLACANGHLAVSMVGWAADRGVEVVPYGVDIAPELVERARDLHPELADHFWIGDALTWRHPDGQQFDLVHMLLDVIPDNRHAQLIDHLLAEVVAPGGRLLLSQYGPVRPALAPEAVVERLGHRVAGRCRPPQRRSRPDPGRASVWLERT